The nucleotide window GATAATTTAAGTGCTTTCATTTCTTTTTTTAAAAATATTTTTAATACCCAATATCAGCAGGCTCCCGATAAGCGCAGGAAATACCAGGTTGATTAACCATATACTTAACGAAGTTAAGCTTACACCCAAATGGTTGGTTGTAAATAATCCCATAAGCTGGATGCTCAATTCGTTTTTTAAGCCCAAATCAGTAAAAAGTGCAATGGTTGGTATAATCGCCATTACTAAAAACATCACACTTATTCCCATCCAGCTCTGTAATATGCTTACGTTTACGTCGAACAGCTGAAACAGTAAAAAATACTGCAGGCTGAATATCGCAAACCGTACTACAGATAAAGACAAGAACTTCACGAGTAACGTTGCATTGATATGCTCAATAGCCTCAATGGCCCAGGCAAACTTACTCACCTGTGGCAATTTATCAATAATTTTTATTAGCCAGGGCAAACGGAAATAAAATAACAGTAGTGTAACAGTAATAACGGCCGAAACCCATAAAAAAGCATTCACAAATGCTTGTGTTGCAATGCCTGCCAACACCAGGTCCTGCCTGATGCACAGCAGGGCCGCTAATCCGGCAGCAAAAGTAACAATCAGTTGACTCATATTAGCTACAACTGTCAGCGAAATGGCCTTAATACGGTTCCCTTCGCTCATATAGAGCACGCGCCCTATATATTCACCTACACTGTTAGGAGTGCTGATGGAAAATGAAATCCCGGAAAGAATAGCTTTAAAAGCCCTGCCGAAGCTGATATGCTGTATTCGTTTCACCGCAAGCATCCATTTGTAGGCTTCCAGGCTCCAGTTAACGGTCATCAGGAGTACGGTTATCACGAGAAACCAGATATTGGAGCTACCAAGCGACAATTTAATTCGGGAGAGTGATTCCTCCACGCCTTCCTGTCGGCTGATCTGGTTATAAATCGACCATGCCAGCCAAATAAAGAGTACCGGACCTAGAAAGTAATTGATGAATATTTTGATATTTTTGTTCACCTTCACAAGGAGGTAAAAATAATATCTGTTTGCAAGAATCTTCCAAAATAATATTGGGTATTGATCCGGGAACGATCATTATGGGTTATGGGATTATCGCGTGCCACCGCCAGAAAATACAATTGCTGGAAATGCACGCATTGAAGTTACCGGCTAAAAAGAACAATTACGAAAGATTAAACCTGATCCATCAGAAAGTAACGGACCTGATTAAAACCTATCAACCAACCGAATTTGCGATCGAGGCGCCTTTTTTTGGCAAAAACGTGCAAAGTATGCTGAAGCTGGGTCGTGCGCAGGGCGTGGCCATAGCGGCGGCCATGCATCATAACCTGCCTATTACCGAATATTCTCCCAAAAAGGTAAAGCTGGCCGTTACCGGAAATGGCAACGCAGATAAGGAGCAGGTATGGAAAATGCTGAAGCAAACGATGAATATCAAAGAATTACCGCAGTATTTTGACGCTACAGATGCCCTGGCAGTAGCCGTGTGCCATCATTACCAGATCTTATCGCCTATTCCTTCTGCGGGAAATTTTAAAGGTTGGGGCGATTTTATCAAGAAAAATCCCCAAAGGGTAAAGTAGCTCACTCTAACTACCCGAAAAATTGAGTAAATTGCAGGTAAGATGGCTGGTAACGAAAAACAATATATAACAGAGGAAGAAGATGATTTGTCGTCGGTGGTAAATGAGCCGGAAGATTCTGGGTTTGAGAAAGCTGAAAATGATTTACTACGTGCTGCTTTAAAACGAACTTACAAGGAACGCTTTTTAGTTATGACCACTTTAATGAAAAGAAGCGTTATGTTTAAAAATGCGAAAATTACTTATTAGCCTTACGACTAAATAGCGGGCTCTTATGGACATATTTGACACCGAGTTGTTAGAGTTTTGGAGCTATCTTAACAAACATAAAGTGAAATACATTATGGTTGGCGGCGTTGCTATCAATTTTAACGGATACCAGCGCAGTACCGAAGATGTTGATGTTTGGCTTAAGGACACAAAAAGCAACAGAGAAAAATTTCGAAAGGCATTCGAAGAGTATTCCGGCGAAAATTATTACATGATCGCCACCATGCAAATCGTACCAGGTTGGACTTATTTCCATCTCAATAATGGTTATCGGTTGGATTTAATAACGAATATGAAAGGGCTGGAAGGGTATTCTTTTGAGCAATGTCTGAAATTGGCGGGTGTGGCGGATATTGATGATGTTCTTGTTCCTTTTTTACATATTAATCATCTTATTGCCAATAAAAAAGCAGTAAACCGCCCTAAAGATCAGATAGATATTATTTATTTGGAAAGAATAAAGGAACTAAGAGAAAAAGAGAACCTCTAGCAGAAGGACAGGAAACTGCTATTTCTTAACTTTTCAATCGCCAAATCGGCCAATTTTCCCATACTCCCCTTATCTTTGCGCCAAATTTCACCGAATTATGGGTTCAAACGGCTTCAAATCCTTTCTAGTAGCGGCTTTCAGCCTGTTTTTAGTATTTGCAGGGCAATCGGCTTTTTCACAACATGAGGGAGGGCATGAAGCTGCTCCGGCAGAGCAGCACGAGGCTGGCGAACATGGCGCAGCTGCAGAATCGGCTTTTAACCCTGGTGAAGCTATTTTGCACCACATTGCAGACTCCCACGAGTTCCATTTTTTCTCTTTTAAAAAGAGCGATGGCAGTGAATTTCACGCAACTTTACCTTTACCGGTTTTAGTATATTCTCCGCAGAGAGGTTTTTCGGCCTTTATGTCTTCCAACTTTCATCATGGGCATGAAGTTTATAATGGTTATAAATTAGAGCATGATAAAATAGTGCCTGTTGATGCAAACGGGAATGTAGATGAGTCTGTGAAAGTTTTCGACTTTTCTATTACTAAAAACGTATCGCAAATGTTATTAGCGCTGATCGTTTTAGTATTGATATTAACCTCTTTGGCTAAAAAATACCTGAAAGGTGAAGGTGTTACTTCAGCTCCTAAAGGTTTCCAGAATGCGGTAGAGCCGGTTATTACTTTTGTGCGTGACGATATTGCGAAACCTAATCTCGGACCGAAGTATAAAAAATACCTGCCTTACTTGTTAACTGTATTTTTCTTTATCTTAATCAATAACATTTTTGGATTATTGCCCGGTGCAGCTAACGTAACAGGTAATATTGCTTTTACAGCTGTAATGGGTATTATATCTTTCTTCGTGATCCTTTTCAGCACTAATAAGCATTATTGGGAACACGTATTCTGGTTTCCTGGCGTACCACTTCCGGTTAAGATCCTGATGATCCCTGTAGAGCTATTAGGTGTGTTTACCAAGCCTTTCGCCCTGATTGTGCGTTTGTTTGCTAATATGACTGCTGGTCACATTATCATCCTGAGCTTTATCAGTTTGATATTTATTTTCGGAGAAATGAGCAAAGGTGCAGGATACGCATTCTCTCCTGTTTCTATAGCGTTTGCCGTATTCATTTACGTAATTGAGATTCTGGTAGCATTTATACAGGCATACATTTTCACCAATCTTACCGCAGTATTTATCGGTGGGGCTATTGGTGATCATCATTACGAAGAAGATGTACATCCGCATCATTAATTAGTTTTTTATTTTTAATTATATATAAAATCACAATCATGGATTTATTAAACACTTTGTTGGAAGTAACTGGTAGCTGGTCACACGTAGGTGGTGCTATTGGCGCTGGTTTAGCAGCAATTGGTGCTGGTTTGGGTATTGGCCAAATCGGTAAAGGTGCTACCGAAGGTATCGCTCGTCAGCCAGAAGCAGCTAACGACATTCGTGGTGCTATGATCTTAACTGCAGCCTTTATTGAGGGTGTTGCCCTGTTTGCGGTAATCGCAGGTTTATTGGCTGTACTGAAGTAGTAGCTTCATCAAAATTTTACTGCATCTAAAGCAAAGGGCGGCGGGTGCAGTATCTTTTAGTTCTTTTTGTAAAATTATCATCTGTCCATTGTCTATCGACCATAGTCCATGGACTTTCAACTAAATAAAAATGGGATTAGTTACTCCAGACCTCGGTTATTTTGTATGGGCGCTTGTAGCCTTTTTAGTGGTATTCCTGATACTGAAAAAGTTTGCCTGGAAGCCTATTCTGAAATCGTTAAACGAGCGTGAGCAAAATATTGCCGGGGCTATTGCTTCTGCTGAGAAAGTGAAAGCAGAGATGGCTCAATTGCAAAATGAGAACGAAGCTTTATTAGCTAAAGCTCGTGAAGAAAGAGCTGCTTTATTGAAAGAAGCACGCGAAACGAAGGATAAGATCATCAACGAAGCAAAAGAGCAGGCTAAAACAGAAGCTTCTAAAATCATTGCTGATGCCCAGCAAGCGATTAATGCGCAGAAAATGGCTGCCTTAACTGAAGTGAAAAATGAAGTGGGTAAACTGGTTGTGGAAGTAAGTGAGAAAATTCTGAAGCAGGAATTGAGCAGCCCTAACAAACAGGAAGCACATATCAACGGTTTGGTTGACAGCATTAAGTTGAATTAAGCAACCTGGCGGAACCGGTTGGTAGAACAGGACGTATATTAATCTGAAATATTAAATAGTAATAAAAAATGCTGAATCCTCGTTTAGCGCATAGATACGCAAAAGCATTGCTGGATATTGCGGTAGAAAAAGGACAACTGGACCAGGTGTTTGCGGATATTCAGTGGTTACAGGCTGTATGTAAATCAAACAGCGATTTTGTAAGCTTAATGCGTAGCCCGATCATTAAGGCAGACAAAAAGCAAAAAATTGTGGAGGCAGTGGCTAAAGGTAATATCGGCGAAATTACATCCGGCTTCATCCGCTTGTTGATCAGCAAAGCGCGGGAATCTCATTTACCCGAAATACTAACTGCATTTGTAGCCTTATATAAGCGGCACAATAATATCAATACCGTAAAATTGACAACAGCTGTGGCTGTTAGTGATGCTACAAAAAATGGTATTATCGCACAGGTTAAAAAAGCGGCAGGTGTCGAAAAAGTAGAACTGGAGGAAACAGTTAATCCTGATATTATTGGCGGTTTTGTTTTGGAAATGGGCGATAAAATGGTAGACGCCAGCATTGCTTACGATCTTCGGGAAGTTGCTAAGCAGTTTAAGAATAACGATTTCATTTATAAGGTGAGATAAAAACATCTTAGGAAAATAATATAGGAAGTCTGCAAGTCAATTGCAGACTTTTTTTGTGGATGCAACTGAACACCGACTATTTTCGTCTGTTATATTAACCATTTAGCTTTATGAGAATACCAATTTCCTGCTTCTTTTTCCTTTTATGTTATTTGGGAGTAGGGCAGAGCATAAATGCCCAGGGCGATCGGGGTTTGCCGCAGGTGCAACCACTGCATAAAATAAAATTATCCCTGCTGGGGCTCACCTATCAATGGGAGAAGCCTGTTAGTCGTAAATCTGTATTAACGTTGGAAGGCGGTGTTGCAGGAGGCATGTCTTTTAGTGCAGGTTCTATTAGCGGAACAGCGTTCCGTTATGCCATAGTACCCGAGTTGGGTATCGGTTTTAAAAACTATTACAACCTGGACAAGCGCTTTCGCAAAGGAAAAAGTATTGATAATAATACAGCTAATTTCTTGGCAACCGATCTTTTTGTAAATGGAAACCCCATCCTGTCTTCTGGAAATATAACAGCTCGTGAAGCGGTGGGCCTTACCATTGCCTGGGGAATGCAACGATCCTTATCCTCCAAATTAAATTTTGAATGGCAGGCCGGAGTAATCGGCGGCACCGATTTCTCAGATTGGGTGGTAGCCCCCAACCTGAGAATTGCATTTAGCTTTATAGCCGGAAAAAAGTGATAAGTCGTACGTTATTTTCTTTTAACCATATAGTTACCCACTTCGCTGCCATCATCTTTTAGCATTTTTAAAGAAAGTTGCTGCTGGTTGGCAGTTACTTTTATCAGGGTTCTGTTACCATCTTTGGGCCCGCCGCCAATAACAATGGGATAATTATGTTTGCCTTTTTCAGGTGCAAAGACGCCAAATTTATGGGTGTGACCAGAGATGACCATGTCTACTTTGTATTTATCAAAAAGAGGGGCAAACAACTCGCGGCAGTGTAAAGTTCCATGCCAGTCGCCCGAATAAAAATGGGGTATATGCATCATCACCACCCTGAAAGGAGCTCTTTTAAAAGCCGGAGTTTGCATTTCCTTTTCCAGCCATGCGGCTTGCTCTTTACGGTATGAATCAAAATCGACGATGCCTGCGTAAACAGGTGCGTCATCGGGTTTGTCTTCTCCGGTGTCAAGCACTATACTATATACAGGCCCCCATTGGTAAGCATAATAATATTTGCCCGAGGGGGATGTGAAATAATCCGCCAATTCGCGACTGTACTTCCCTCTTGTTTCATGATTTCCTCTTACAAACAAAAATGGTTTATGACCTGCAAAGCTTTCCAGGCAGGGTGTAAGCATATGGTCAATAATTTGCTTTTCGTCTGTCTGGTAGTCAAAAATATCGCCATTAAAGAATACATAATCATAAGGGGTATTCCCATTGAGCTTCATCAGGTGAGGTATAGACTGGGGGCGATCGTGAATATCATTCATGATCAGCCAGCTCACCTCATTGGCTTTGGGCGTTACTGTTGTAAAGGTCCGGGTATCGCTGGTGATGGTGATGCCGTAAACCAGTTTGTAAGGCTGAAATTCGAGGATCTCTTTCGACACAACACGGTAGCTATAGGTTGTGTTGGGCTTTAAATTGTTCAACCGGACTGCGTTTACACGGTTATAAGCGTTCACCAAACCATCTTTAATTTCATGCGCTTTTTGGTTGAGTTGATCTCCTTCTCCATACTCTACCCAGCTATAGCAAAGTTTATTAGTGATCCACATAATGCTCATGCTGTTCTCAGACGGGGCCTGCAAATAAGGTTGAGCTAAGAATATATGTCCTTCAGCCGGTCGGGCTGACAGCTCATTTACATCTTTTATTAGCGTAGTGGCATTGCCTGCGCTCATTACACCCAGCAGGCTGGCTTTGGATATATTGCCGATGAAATTGCGACGTTTTAATGAAGACTTTGTATGCATCATATGTGTATTTAATTAAGATGGGAGCATAGTAAGTACTCCACCTGTTTTTGCAGGGCTAATAATTTCTATAAAGATAGGAGAAGGCGCAGGCGGTTGGTAGCGCAAACGTTTGAACTAAATATTACTTTTTGGACCTCGCTTGAAACCTGTTCCTGTTTTGAGGATTCAATTAGTTGTTTCGAAGGCGTTTGTAAATTCTGATGGCCAGCATCAAAATGATTACCAAAAGTACGGTGCCCACTAATCCCCATACGAGGCTGATACCGTGTTTGACTACCACCAGCATTACAATGCTGATCAAAAGCAGGGTAGCCGCTTCGTTCCACATTCTTAGCTGCTGGGAGCTTAAGGTAAAAATGCCCCTTAATTGCTGTTTGAAAATGCGATGTGTGTATAAATGATACCCATAAAGAAAGACTACCAAAATGAGTTTAAGTAACAACCATAAACCTTCTTTATGTAGTAAAATGCCTGCCCAGGGTCCTTTGAAAAGAACTGACAGCCCCAGGATCAAAGTCAAAATAGCCGAAGGCCAGGTAATGCCGTACCAAAGCCTTTTCATCATGATGCCGAACTGTGATTGCAGTGCCTGCTTCACGGCAGGTTCTTTATCATTCGCCTCCACGTTGTATATAAGCAGACGGGGCATGTAAAACAAGCCAGCAAACCAGGTGACAACAAAGATGATATGGACAGCTTTAAAATACAGGTAAGACATGTGGATAGTGAATAGGGAATTGTCAATAGTCAATCGTGAATAGAGAAATATCAGGGTTGTATTCTTAAGTTTATTAATCCGGTTACCAGTTTAAATGAGTTTTGTAAATCAACCCCAATTGATCTAAAGGTATGTTTTTTAAGTAATCTAATGCTGCGGCTGCATCAAGAATTGCATCAATTTCTACAACGGAACCTCTGGCAATTTCAAAAAATCTCTTTCTTTCTGTTTCCGATTTCCTTGAAGCACCCTCGGCAATGTTCAGTACATTGGATAATGCGGCGCGCCTGAGTTGGGATATCATATTAAAGTTCTCATGATCAGGCAAGGTATAAGAGATTTTGTAACAGTCAACTAAAAGACTTTGCGAAACTTTATAAGCTTCCAGGTTTTGATGATTTAATTTTAGAAACATAGGTGATGATTTAGCACCTTAAAGGTAGCGAAAATACCCTTATTCACTCTTCACCTTTGACTACTCACTTTCTTTCGCTATGATCTCCGGTTGATGCGCAACGGGAAAGTTCAGGGAATTGGCAATAAAACAAAACTTATTGGCTTCAGTATGTAATTCATTTGCCTTATGGAGCATCTCCTTTGACGAAACAGTGACAACCGGGTACAAAGTTACACCAGTGAATCGTCCGCTCCCATTGGCTTGTTCTTCCATAATTCCTTCAGCGTTGTCTTCATAATGGAGCACTATTACGCCATTTACTGCGCATAAATGCAAATACCAAAGCATATGGCAATTGGAAATGGAGGCGAGGAACAACTCTTCCGGGTTATATTTAGCCGGATTGCCTCTGAATGCCGGATCAGAACTGGCTCCAATTGCGGGTTTACCGGTAACATTAATGGTATGATCCCGTGAATAACCGGCGTACCCGTTGGTGCCGCTATCATCCCGCCAGGAAATAGTGACCTTATACTGATGTTGTTTTGCCATACAATGAAAAAAGCCACTCAGCGGCTTTACAATTATTTTTGAATACTCATTTGTTCATAGGGCGCGTCTTTGGCTTCCTCTATAAGTTGTACCAATGCATTCACCCATGTTTCACTGGTATTAACGCAGGGAATGTATTCATACTTTTCTCCGCCATTTGCTATAAAGTCTTCTTTGCCTCTTTCTTCAATTTCCTCCAGTGTTTCCAGGCAGTCGCTGATAAAAGAAGGACAAACCACTTTTATCTTCTTTACTCCCTCTTTGGGCAGGTTAGGCAATCGCTCCTGCGTGCTGGGTAATAGCCAGGGGTCGCGTCCCAGTCGGCTTTGATAGCTTTGTGCCCACTGGTTTTTCTTTAATCCTAATTTTTTAGCCACCAGTTCGCTGGTCATGGTCACCTGGTGCCGGTAACAGGTAAGATGAGATTCGCTGGCCTTATAGCAGCAGTTATCCACCTGCATGCAATGTTGTTTAGTAGGATCGGTCTTCAACACGTGACGCTCGGGAATACCATGATAGCTGAATAGCAATTGATCGTAATCATCCTGCAAATGAGGCTTCATGCTTTCTGCCAAAGCATTGATGTATGCAGGATGTTTATAAAAAGGTGGTACCGTTTTTAATTGGAAACTATAATTATGTTTTTTGTGAATTTCCTTCATATATACCACGGCTGTTTCCCAGCTGCTCATGGCATAATGAGGATATAAAGGCACGAGGATCACCTCTTCCAGGTCAGGGATCTTCTTCAGTAAATTATCGTAAGCTGTTTTGGGGTTGGGCTTACGATACCGCATCGCAATTTCAACCGGCTCGGTAACTTTTTCCTGAAGCGCTTTTTGCAGGCGTTCGGTAAGTACCACCAACGGAGATCCTTCTTCCCACCAAATGGTTTTATAAGCTTCAGCAGACTTGGGAGCCCGGGTTGGCACAATAATACCTTTTACCAGCAGGGTTCTTAACCAGAGTGGTTTATCAATCACCCGCTCATCCATCAAAAACTCTTTCAGATACGCTTTCAGATCGGGTACGCTGGTACTGTCGGGTGACCCCAAGTTCATTAATATAATTCCTGTTTTCATTATTCAGTTCCATGCAGGTTTTAACGGCTGCTGCAAGGGATATTTCGACGGGGTCAAGACACCTGCACGGCCTGCCTGAATGGAAGGGCGCAGCATTTGAGAGTTATCTTAAGCCAGATCAAAAAATTTTTGCAAAGGTAGCAAATAGTTGCGGCGACTGCTCTAATTAAATATGATTTTGATCATATAATATGATGATATCTTTTTTATCCAGATGACATTTTTATGACGCGCAGATGGGTAACCTTATATACATTTGCACCACTCAAATGTCTGCAGAAGATTTTCATATTTCAAAACAAGTGCTCGATAGGTTTTGCGTTGCGGGAATCAATTACCACAAAGCAGATACCGCCACCCGGGGGCTGTTTTCTATTAATAATGACCAGTTTGCAAAGCTGGCACTGGCGGCTAAAGCTGCCGATCTCAAAAGTGTTTTTGTAGTCTCCACCTGTAACCGTACCGAAATCTATGGTTTTGCAGAGTCTGTAATGCAACTGGTAAACCTGTTGCTGGACGAATGCCGTGCAGACCGGAATACATTTTTTGAATATGCTTATTTAAAGAATGGTAATCCTGCATTGCAACATTTATTTAATGTGGCTTCGGGCTTGGATTCACAAATATTGGGCGATTACGAAATACTCGGTCAGATTAAAAAAGCGATCGACCTGGCAAAGGTTAACGACGTAATAGGACCAGTGATGGATCGTACCCTGAATTTCGTATTCCAGGCTTCAAAAAAAGTAAAGACTGATACGGAACTCAGCAATGGAACTGTTTCGGTATCTTTTGCTGCAATTGAGTTATTACAAGCAATTCCCGATTTAGCCAGTAAAAAGATATTGGTGATAGGTGCC belongs to Niabella yanshanensis and includes:
- a CDS encoding lysylphosphatidylglycerol synthase transmembrane domain-containing protein — its product is MNKNIKIFINYFLGPVLFIWLAWSIYNQISRQEGVEESLSRIKLSLGSSNIWFLVITVLLMTVNWSLEAYKWMLAVKRIQHISFGRAFKAILSGISFSISTPNSVGEYIGRVLYMSEGNRIKAISLTVVANMSQLIVTFAAGLAALLCIRQDLVLAGIATQAFVNAFLWVSAVITVTLLLFYFRLPWLIKIIDKLPQVSKFAWAIEAIEHINATLLVKFLSLSVVRFAIFSLQYFLLFQLFDVNVSILQSWMGISVMFLVMAIIPTIALFTDLGLKNELSIQLMGLFTTNHLGVSLTSLSIWLINLVFPALIGSLLILGIKNIFKKRNEST
- the ruvC gene encoding crossover junction endodeoxyribonuclease RuvC is translated as MQESSKIILGIDPGTIIMGYGIIACHRQKIQLLEMHALKLPAKKNNYERLNLIHQKVTDLIKTYQPTEFAIEAPFFGKNVQSMLKLGRAQGVAIAAAMHHNLPITEYSPKKVKLAVTGNGNADKEQVWKMLKQTMNIKELPQYFDATDALAVAVCHHYQILSPIPSAGNFKGWGDFIKKNPQRVK
- a CDS encoding nucleotidyltransferase — its product is MDIFDTELLEFWSYLNKHKVKYIMVGGVAINFNGYQRSTEDVDVWLKDTKSNREKFRKAFEEYSGENYYMIATMQIVPGWTYFHLNNGYRLDLITNMKGLEGYSFEQCLKLAGVADIDDVLVPFLHINHLIANKKAVNRPKDQIDIIYLERIKELREKENL
- the atpB gene encoding F0F1 ATP synthase subunit A, which encodes MGSNGFKSFLVAAFSLFLVFAGQSAFSQHEGGHEAAPAEQHEAGEHGAAAESAFNPGEAILHHIADSHEFHFFSFKKSDGSEFHATLPLPVLVYSPQRGFSAFMSSNFHHGHEVYNGYKLEHDKIVPVDANGNVDESVKVFDFSITKNVSQMLLALIVLVLILTSLAKKYLKGEGVTSAPKGFQNAVEPVITFVRDDIAKPNLGPKYKKYLPYLLTVFFFILINNIFGLLPGAANVTGNIAFTAVMGIISFFVILFSTNKHYWEHVFWFPGVPLPVKILMIPVELLGVFTKPFALIVRLFANMTAGHIIILSFISLIFIFGEMSKGAGYAFSPVSIAFAVFIYVIEILVAFIQAYIFTNLTAVFIGGAIGDHHYEEDVHPHH
- the atpE gene encoding ATP synthase F0 subunit C; protein product: MDLLNTLLEVTGSWSHVGGAIGAGLAAIGAGLGIGQIGKGATEGIARQPEAANDIRGAMILTAAFIEGVALFAVIAGLLAVLK
- the atpF gene encoding F0F1 ATP synthase subunit B yields the protein MGLVTPDLGYFVWALVAFLVVFLILKKFAWKPILKSLNEREQNIAGAIASAEKVKAEMAQLQNENEALLAKAREERAALLKEARETKDKIINEAKEQAKTEASKIIADAQQAINAQKMAALTEVKNEVGKLVVEVSEKILKQELSSPNKQEAHINGLVDSIKLN
- the atpH gene encoding ATP synthase F1 subunit delta; protein product: MLNPRLAHRYAKALLDIAVEKGQLDQVFADIQWLQAVCKSNSDFVSLMRSPIIKADKKQKIVEAVAKGNIGEITSGFIRLLISKARESHLPEILTAFVALYKRHNNINTVKLTTAVAVSDATKNGIIAQVKKAAGVEKVELEETVNPDIIGGFVLEMGDKMVDASIAYDLREVAKQFKNNDFIYKVR
- a CDS encoding purple acid phosphatase family protein, which produces MMHTKSSLKRRNFIGNISKASLLGVMSAGNATTLIKDVNELSARPAEGHIFLAQPYLQAPSENSMSIMWITNKLCYSWVEYGEGDQLNQKAHEIKDGLVNAYNRVNAVRLNNLKPNTTYSYRVVSKEILEFQPYKLVYGITITSDTRTFTTVTPKANEVSWLIMNDIHDRPQSIPHLMKLNGNTPYDYVFFNGDIFDYQTDEKQIIDHMLTPCLESFAGHKPFLFVRGNHETRGKYSRELADYFTSPSGKYYYAYQWGPVYSIVLDTGEDKPDDAPVYAGIVDFDSYRKEQAAWLEKEMQTPAFKRAPFRVVMMHIPHFYSGDWHGTLHCRELFAPLFDKYKVDMVISGHTHKFGVFAPEKGKHNYPIVIGGGPKDGNRTLIKVTANQQQLSLKMLKDDGSEVGNYMVKRK
- a CDS encoding CopD family protein; protein product: MSYLYFKAVHIIFVVTWFAGLFYMPRLLIYNVEANDKEPAVKQALQSQFGIMMKRLWYGITWPSAILTLILGLSVLFKGPWAGILLHKEGLWLLLKLILVVFLYGYHLYTHRIFKQQLRGIFTLSSQQLRMWNEAATLLLISIVMLVVVKHGISLVWGLVGTVLLVIILMLAIRIYKRLRNN
- a CDS encoding four helix bundle protein — protein: MFLKLNHQNLEAYKVSQSLLVDCYKISYTLPDHENFNMISQLRRAALSNVLNIAEGASRKSETERKRFFEIARGSVVEIDAILDAAAALDYLKNIPLDQLGLIYKTHLNW
- a CDS encoding OsmC family protein, whose translation is MAKQHQYKVTISWRDDSGTNGYAGYSRDHTINVTGKPAIGASSDPAFRGNPAKYNPEELFLASISNCHMLWYLHLCAVNGVIVLHYEDNAEGIMEEQANGSGRFTGVTLYPVVTVSSKEMLHKANELHTEANKFCFIANSLNFPVAHQPEIIAKESE
- the hemH gene encoding ferrochelatase: MKTGIILMNLGSPDSTSVPDLKAYLKEFLMDERVIDKPLWLRTLLVKGIIVPTRAPKSAEAYKTIWWEEGSPLVVLTERLQKALQEKVTEPVEIAMRYRKPNPKTAYDNLLKKIPDLEEVILVPLYPHYAMSSWETAVVYMKEIHKKHNYSFQLKTVPPFYKHPAYINALAESMKPHLQDDYDQLLFSYHGIPERHVLKTDPTKQHCMQVDNCCYKASESHLTCYRHQVTMTSELVAKKLGLKKNQWAQSYQSRLGRDPWLLPSTQERLPNLPKEGVKKIKVVCPSFISDCLETLEEIEERGKEDFIANGGEKYEYIPCVNTSETWVNALVQLIEEAKDAPYEQMSIQK